Within Flagellimonas maritima, the genomic segment ACCCATGAGATAAAATGCAAAAAATGTTACTCCATTATTTATCCCGTAAACTGGACTCCTGATATTGAAAGGGTTTTTGATTACTATAACAAATTGGTAAGCCCAGACAGAACTTCGGTAAGGTTTACAACCCTGTTCTTTATAGTGCTCGTGCTTATAATTTGTTTAGTGGCCACGGGGATTTATTTTTACTTGGAGGGTGTTAGCTAATCACATATATAAGTTAAATTAAGATTTTATTTTCCATAACTCTTTCACACTAATAATTCTTTTGACTATTATGTTGTTATTGTTGAATGATTTATTAGTCGGCATACATAGGTTATCGCCCATGCCGAGAAAAATAAATACAAGTGATTTTTGTGAACAAAAAGCGTGTAAAGTTTTCCTTTTTAATTATTCAATAAGTTTTTGAATTGATAAAAAAAACGCTCGACCAATCTCAAATCTTCGGTTATAATTTCTGCTGTTCCCCGCATTTCCTGTTTAAACTCCACTTCGTTCCCATAACTGGTAATCAACTGTTTTGGCAGAGACACATTTATTAGATAAAAACCTTCTTCATCGGGTGTAAGAGAGATACTTTCCACTTTTCCGGAAAGTACCCCGAACTCTGTATCGGGATAATCCTGAAGTTTGACGTTTACATGCTGCCCTACTTTTAGTTTACCAGAGTTTTGGGATGGAGCTCTTACTTTTGCCAAATAATGTAAACTTTCCGTAGGTATTATCGTAAATACCAAATCCCCCTGGGCAACAGTTTGGCCTTTGCTCCAGAAGTTTGAAAAAGATACTTTTCCATTCATATTGGATTTAAAGACATATATATCTTCCCAATCCACAATTGCCTTTTTTAGTAGATTTAATGACTGAATGGAACTTTTGAGCAGCTGCAGTTCCTCCTTAGTTTTTGAAATCTCGGTTCCTTTTGAGGTATTACGTGCATTTCCTATCGCTTCACGTACTTGTGAAATTGTAACGCCAAGATTTTTAAAATTCCGTTCCGCCAGTAAGTACTCTTGTTGTTTGTTTTCGTATTCTTGGGCGGAAATGACTCCTTTATCAAAAAGCTTCTTGTTCCGTTCCAAATCGTTCCTCTTCAAGCTCATCTCGGATTCGTTCAAACTATATTGTCCCATTAAGCTTCCCAATCTTCCCATTAGTTCTGATAAGGATATTCTATTTGCCATGGCATCGTTGGAAAAAGGTCGTAATTCTTTGTTCAACATATACTGTGAGTAATTATTTTCGAAAAGGGCATAACTTTCCTCGATATCTCCAAGAAACAATATTGGCAGTTCGTTCAATGGAAATGAAAATGACCTGTCCTTGAACTTTACGGTATCCAGAATCGATTTAAGATAAAGAACATCTTCGGTATTGGCCGTATTTTCCAAAACCGCCAATATGCTGTTTTTGGAAACAGGTTGTGAATCTTTTACGTATATGGTATCTAATTTTGAAGTTATGGCGGCATATTCTTTTTGCGGAGGTATTTTGGTGGTAATAATTG encodes:
- a CDS encoding HlyD family secretion protein, yielding MPEHLNDIELRSEEVQDILTRVPSWMVRWGNTLFLFLILLLLSISWLIKYPDIITAEAIITTKIPPQKEYAAITSKLDTIYVKDSQPVSKNSILAVLENTANTEDVLYLKSILDTVKFKDRSFSFPLNELPILFLGDIEESYALFENNYSQYMLNKELRPFSNDAMANRISLSELMGRLGSLMGQYSLNESEMSLKRNDLERNKKLFDKGVISAQEYENKQQEYLLAERNFKNLGVTISQVREAIGNARNTSKGTEISKTKEELQLLKSSIQSLNLLKKAIVDWEDIYVFKSNMNGKVSFSNFWSKGQTVAQGDLVFTIIPTESLHYLAKVRAPSQNSGKLKVGQHVNVKLQDYPDTEFGVLSGKVESISLTPDEEGFYLINVSLPKQLITSYGNEVEFKQEMRGTAEIITEDLRLVERFFYQFKNLLNN